The stretch of DNA GCGGTAGATCTCGTCCGCCTTGGCGTTCCACCAGGCGGCGACGGCGGGGTCGAGCGGGTCGGCGGTGGGCAATCCGCCGATTTCGAGGGGGGCGCTGAAACGGGCCGTGAGGAAGACGCGGAGGCCATAGGGCCGGAAGACGTTCGCGAGCGCCGCGGCCTTCTCCAGATACATCGGCGTGAGGCTCGTCGCGTTGGCGTTGACGTTCGTGAGGGCGACGCCGTTGATGCCGAGGGAGGCGTTGGCGCGGGCGTAATCGGTGTAGCGCGGATCGAGGTAATCGGGCAGTTTGTGCCAGTCCCACAACGAAAAGCCGGCGTAGCCGCGCTCCACGGTCCGGTCGAGGTTATCCCAGTGGTTGAGGAGGCGATGCGCGATGGCCGGCGACGACGCCACGTCGAGCCGGTCGACGGGCTGGCGGGTTTGCACGAGCCGCAGGAGATGAAACGCCCCGTAGAGGACGCCGAGGTCGGTGTTCGCGGCGATCACCGTGGCCGGCTGGCCGGCGATCCGCACGCTGCGTATCAGAAATCCTTCGGGTCCTACCCGGCCGAGGGCTTCGTCGAGCCCGAGGGCGCGCAGGGTGGGGGAGGCGGCCGGCGTCCCGAGCAGCAGGAGGCCGGCGCCCGCACCGTCCTGGCCGATGCCGAGCAGTCCGCCGAGGCCGAGCGCGAGTTCGCGCCGCACGGCGTCCAGCGTTTCGGAGTCGCCATCCACCCGCCAGTACGCAAGGGTAGCGCGGTAGCCGGCGAGGACGTCGGGCTGCTCGATGCGGGGGTACCGGAGCCAGAGGTCGTACCCGTCGTCGGCGTGGAGGAGCGTGGGGCCGGCGAGGCACAACAGCGCGCCGGCGAGGAGGAATCGGCGTAACATGACGTCTACGGCTTTTGGCAATTTCTGCATGAAATATCGCACGTATCCCGGCCCCCGTCCAACCCGCATCCCGCATCTGTGTCGGGTTACGCTTCGCTAACCCGACCTACCTTGCATCCCGCATCCCCCAACCATCCCCAACCCAATGCGCCTAGAACGGCAAGGCCGGATGCCGGGCGTCGGCGGGGTCGGACCAGCGGTCGTTGGGCACGAGCGGCGTCCATCCCGGGCGCAGGGGGTCCTGGTCGTATGGATAGCTGCCGAGCCGGAGGAAGCGTTCGTGGTATTCGGCCAGCTTGTCCCGGTCGAGCGTGACGCCCAGCCCCGGGGCCGTCGGGGCGGCGATGGAGCCGCCTTCGTACTGGAATTTTCCGCCGGCGATGATGTCGTCCACCAGGTGATGGTAGTGGGCGTCGGCGGCGTAACTAAGGTTGGGGAGGATGGCGCCCAGATGGAGCATGGTCGCCATCTGAATCCCCAACTCGCCGCTCGAATGAACGGCGATACCGAGCTGAAACGTCTCGCACACGCCCGCCGCCTTGATGCAGGGTCGGATGCCGCCCCAGAACGTCGTGTCGAGCAGAATCACATCGACGGCGGTCTGGAGCACGTTGGCGCTCAGCTGTTCGAAATTCACAACCACGGTGTTCGTCGCGAGGGGCATGCGCACCTTGTCGCGGACCCGTCGCATGCCGTTGAGGCCGAACACCGGGTCTTCGAGATAGTCGTTGCGGAGGGGTTCGATCGCCCGGCCGAACGCGATGGCGTCCTCGGCGGACCATACGCCGTTCGGGTCGAACCGAAACCGGTCGCCGTCGAGCGCGGCGGCGAGGGCGCGGTACGACTCCAGCTCATACGCCGGCGAAAAGACGCCGCCCTTGAGCTTGTGGGTCGTGAACCCGTATTTCGCCTTGAGCGCCCGGGCCTCGTCGACCAGCTGGTCGATCGTGCGTATTTCGCCGCAGCCGGTCTGCGGGTTCGGGTACCGATAAAACAGGTACGAGGCGAACGGGACGCGGTCGCGGAGCCGGCCGCCCAGGATTTCCGATACCGGGACGCCCCATTTCTGGCCCATCAGGTCCAGGCACGCAAACTCGATCGCGGCCAGCATCTGCGTCCGGTTATTGTACAGCGACGCGGTCGGGTTGGCGATCAGGAAGCGGAGTTCCTCGATCCGGCGCGGGTCGCGCCCGATCAGATACGGCTTCAGGCCGGCAAAGGCCGCGTTGGCGGACTCGCCGCCGCCGCCCATCTCACCCAGGCCGATCAGGCCCTCGTCCGTCTCGATCTCGATGACGGTGCGTACGAAGCGGCCCCAGTGGCATCCGTTCGCATGACGGAGCGGGGCTTCGAGTGGTACGGTGACAGGCGTAGCCCGGAGGTCCGTAATGCGCATCAGGGGCAGGAGTCAGGGAGGATGTACGTGGTCTGCCGGCTACAACGAGCCGTTGATCGGCTTTTTCACGGGGTCCCACTGGAGCAGGACGTTGCG from Rhodothermales bacterium encodes:
- a CDS encoding enolase C-terminal domain-like protein, producing MRITDLRATPVTVPLEAPLRHANGCHWGRFVRTVIEIETDEGLIGLGEMGGGGESANAAFAGLKPYLIGRDPRRIEELRFLIANPTASLYNNRTQMLAAIEFACLDLMGQKWGVPVSEILGGRLRDRVPFASYLFYRYPNPQTGCGEIRTIDQLVDEARALKAKYGFTTHKLKGGVFSPAYELESYRALAAALDGDRFRFDPNGVWSAEDAIAFGRAIEPLRNDYLEDPVFGLNGMRRVRDKVRMPLATNTVVVNFEQLSANVLQTAVDVILLDTTFWGGIRPCIKAAGVCETFQLGIAVHSSGELGIQMATMLHLGAILPNLSYAADAHYHHLVDDIIAGGKFQYEGGSIAAPTAPGLGVTLDRDKLAEYHERFLRLGSYPYDQDPLRPGWTPLVPNDRWSDPADARHPALPF